A section of the Salvelinus alpinus chromosome 36, SLU_Salpinus.1, whole genome shotgun sequence genome encodes:
- the LOC139564822 gene encoding oxidized purine nucleoside triphosphate hydrolase-like, translated as MFTNKLLTLVLVVQPGRVLLGMKKRGFGAGKWNGFGGKVQPGETIEEAARRELQEESGLTVDALDKIGNIKFEFIRETELLDAHVFRADNYNGEPTESDEMRPQWFDSDKIPFGQMWVDNILWFPLMLQKKKFLGYFKFQGHDLIIDHKLEVENL; from the exons ATGTTTACCAACAAgctgctgaccctggtgctggtGGTGCAGCCTGGACGGGTGCTGCTGGGCATGAAGAAGAGAGGGTTCGGAGCAGGGAAGTGGAATGGGTTTGGTGGCAAAGTCCAACCTGGGGAGACTATTGAAGAGGCTGCCAGGCG AGAACTGCAGGAGGAAAGTGGCCTCACAGTGGATGCACTTGATAAGATTGGAAATATCAAATTTGAATTCATCAGAGAAACAGAGCTGCTTGATGCCCATGTTTTCCGAGCTGACAACTACAACGGGGAGCCAACAGAGTCAGAT GAGATGAGGCCGCAGTGGTTCGACTCGGATAAGATACCCTTCGGTCAAATGTGGGTTGACAATATTCTGTGGTTTCCACTGATGCTTCAAAAGAAGAAGTTCTTGGGCTACTTCAAATTTCAGGGTCATGACTTGATAATCGATCACAAGTTAGAGGTAGAAAATCTTTAA
- the LOC139564820 gene encoding sorting nexin-8-like produces the protein MAGELNEGSVPPYYREVYEAIRSKIDERVQVEVFQRLLSRTDLPSAVQGQIAEHVDYTDGFLSKLSLYKALALIALAQQGKQPSPKLLENCIQEFPKPRLGEFKDLQTLRMQPTQESPLTVSQTLGKLLARDTVQVELIPEKKGLFLKHVEYQITSQHFKISVYRRYSDFDVFHELLLQRFAYRMVPALPPKRMLKGVLTSMSERDFIEGRRRALGRFINLVARHPFFSEDELVKTFLTFNGSDVQVKMRDACKKMGDEFMTNTMATLAKEYLPADIQAQFSSSRELIRNIHNSFHKLRDRAEKMAERSKENATDLLMFGRELSTLGSDGSPIPSLASSQSTWGILRQSLKGLSVEFALLADKGAQQGRREEDDVVEKLNLFLDLLQSYRDLCERHEKGVLHEHQRALQKYGMMKRQMMNATVQPKEQVSVEQLESRIVQQENAIQTMELRNYFSLFCLHQETQLIFTYLPITSHILGAFVNSQVQGHQEMGAVWNDLQQKLGCFFGVDEVQSPPLTPK, from the exons GATCAGTCCCTCCATACTACAGGGAGGTGTACGAGGCCATCCGGAGTAAGATAGATGAACGAGTGCAGGTGGAGGTCTTTCAGAGGTTGCTCAGCAGAACAGATCTTCCCAGTGCTGTGCAGGGCCAG ATTGCTGAGCATGTTGACTACACTGATGGATTCTTAAGCAAGTTGTCCCTATATAAAGCACTGGCGTTGATTGCGCTTGCTCAGCAAGGAAAGCAACCAAGCCCGAAACTCTTAGAGAACTGCATACAAG AGTTCCCTAAGCCCCGACTTGGTGAGTTCAAGGACCTCCAGACTCTGAGGATGCAGCCAACTCAGGAGAGCCCCCTCACGGTGTCCCAGACCCTGGGCAAGCTGCTTGCCAGGGATACAGTCCAGGTGGAGCTAATTCCTGAAAAGAAGGGTCTGTTCCTCAAACACGTGGAGTACCAGATCACCAGCCAG CATTTTAAGATATCTGTTTACCGGCGGTACAGTGATTTCGATGTCTTCCACGAGCTCTTGCTGCAGAGGTTTGCTTACAGAATGGTGCCTGCACTGCCGCCTAAGAGAATGCTGAAAGGAG TCCTGACCTCTATGTCTGAGAGGGACTTTATAGAGGGAAGGCGGCGTGCTCTGGGCCGGTTCATCAACCTAGTGGCACGACACCCCTTCTTCTCCGAGGACGAACTGGTCAAGACCTTTCTCACCTTCAACGGCTCG gACGTTCAAGTGAAAATGCGTGATGCTTGCAAGAAAATGGGAGATGAATTCATGACTAATACAATGGCAACTCTGGCAAAG GAATATCTCCCAGCTGATATCCAGGCCCAGTTTTCATCAAGCAGGGAACTGATCAGGAATATCCACAACAGCTTTCACAAGCTGCGGGACCGGGCAGAAAAGATGGCCGAGCGCTCCAAGGAAAACGCCACTGATTTGCTAATGTTTGGAAGGGAGCTCAG TACACTGGGCTCCGATGGTTCACCCATTCCCTCTCTGGCCTCATCCCAAAGCACCTGGGGCATTCTCCGTCAGTCTCTGAAAGGCCTTTCCGTGGAGTTTGCTCTGCTCGCCGACAAAGGTGCTCAGCAG gggaggagagaagaggacgaTGTTGTGGAAAAACTGAATCTATTCTTGGATTTGCTGCAATCATACAGA GATCTGTGTGAGCGGCATGAGAAGGGAGTATTGCACGAGCACCAGAGAGCGCTGCAGAAGTATGGTATGATGAAGAGGCAGATGATGAATGCCACAGTGCAGCCCAAAGAGCAGGTGTCAGTGGAGCAACTGGAGTCTCGCATTGTGCAG CAGGAGAACGCCATTCAGACCATGGAACTGCGGAACTACTTCTCCCTGTTCTGCCTTCACCAGGAGACTCAGCTCATCTTCACATACCTGCCCATCACCTCTCACATCCTGGGAGCCTTCGTCAACTCACAGGTCCAAGGTCACCAAGAG ATGGGTGCAGTGTGGAATGATCTCCAGCAGAAGCTTGGGTGTTTCTTCGGTGTCGATGAAGTGCAATCCCCTCCTCTTACACCCAAGTAG
- the LOC139564821 gene encoding rRNA methyltransferase 2, mitochondrial-like, whose translation MWYSVLQKSYLHTSVHLKKAVHNLKGKSTADQRWIVRQLNDPFVKAAPLHIYRCRSAFKLLEIDDKYKLLKPGFNVLDCGAAPGAWSQIAVHRVNSTGANGEFPRGTVVGIDLLRIPPLDGAHFLSNHDITDPVTHAKLLELLPGAQAHVIMSDMAPNASGFKEMDHEKLITMSLSLIDLAEKVLQTGGSLICKYWDGALAHQLQQKLSAVFRDVRTVKPKASLKESSELFFLARSYRNKKV comes from the exons ATGTGGTACTCAGTGTTACAAAAATCATATCTACATACCTCTGTACATCTAAAAAAGGCTGTGCATAATCTGAAAGGAAAGAGTACTGCCGATCAGCGTTGGATAGTTCGGCAGCTTAATGACCCCTTTGTGAAGGCTGCCCCTTTGCACATCTACCGGTGTAGAAGCGCCTTCAAACTGCTGGAGATTGATGATAAATACAAACTTTTAAAACCTGGATTCAACGTACTAGATTGTGGTGCTGCACCGGGTGCTTGGAGCCAGATAGCTGTTCACAGAGTCAACTCAACTGGGGCTA ACGGAGAATTCCCCCGTGGCACTGTGGTTGGAATTGACCTTCTGCGTATACCACCTCTAGATGGAGCTCACTTCCTGTCCAATCATGACATCACCGACCCAGTCACACATGCCAAGCTGCTTGAACTTCTCCCTGGTGCCCAGGCTCATGTCATCATGAGTGATATGGCACCCAATGCCAGTGGTTTCAAGGAGATGGACCATGAAAAACTCATCACAATGTCATTGTCATTGATTGACTTGGCTGAGAAGGTGTTGCAGACTGGTGGCTCTCTGATTTGTAAGTATTGGGACGGGGCATTGGCGCACCAGCTTCAGCAGAAGCTGTCAGCTGTGTTCCGTGACGTCAGGACAGTCAAACCAAAAGCCAGCCTAAAGGAGTCGTCAGAGTTGTTTTTCCTTGCCCGGTCGTACAGAAATAAAAAAGTCtga